A single window of Pectobacterium parmentieri DNA harbors:
- a CDS encoding PAAR-like domain-containing protein, with product MADNYAARRDGVYKVVGLLPDLCFTPGIQPPVPYPVTATLASSKSTVDSVRLNGHPAFVYNISFVPTTIGDTAGRNKGVVSGTVEGDCWSIEHSPDTYIGGFPINRVQDIFAMNGKAKGGRGGNLTKKETWERRKELIAKGKQSKDPKVVEAAQRLEQNNTGMEKARLAKQVYDTNPKSGKDILDGWDDISDDSARLKKYGLKPQDLKIDENDGFKARIYEPDKKVFGDDMSASVVFRGTRPTSIEDWTNNAKQGMNLHSDYYEQSVRIGNKIMMSELPIDCTGHSLGGGMASACSRASGRSGWTYNSAGLNSKTVEKYGGLGKTPNKENINAYRVKGEVLTAIQEPGFWGGLAAIGATTYAGTKMGGIYGGIGGALLGGALVTLTASSVGTRHEMDGGKGDPITRHGMDQVLPCIENEKEHDELILLGL from the coding sequence ATGGCTGACAATTATGCCGCCCGCAGAGACGGTGTGTATAAAGTGGTGGGATTACTACCGGACTTGTGTTTCACGCCGGGTATTCAGCCGCCAGTACCGTATCCGGTAACGGCTACACTTGCGTCATCGAAGAGCACGGTAGATAGCGTGCGCTTAAATGGCCATCCAGCGTTTGTGTATAACATCAGCTTTGTTCCCACTACCATCGGCGATACCGCTGGGCGTAATAAAGGCGTAGTCAGCGGCACGGTAGAGGGCGATTGCTGGTCGATAGAACACAGCCCGGATACTTATATTGGTGGTTTCCCTATCAATCGGGTACAGGACATCTTTGCCATGAATGGCAAAGCTAAAGGAGGGCGCGGCGGTAATCTGACGAAGAAAGAGACCTGGGAACGACGTAAGGAACTGATTGCGAAAGGCAAGCAGAGCAAGGACCCGAAAGTTGTCGAGGCCGCGCAACGGCTTGAGCAAAATAATACTGGCATGGAAAAGGCCAGATTGGCTAAGCAGGTTTACGATACTAACCCTAAGTCTGGTAAAGATATTTTGGATGGCTGGGATGACATTAGTGATGATTCAGCCAGGCTAAAAAAATATGGGTTAAAGCCCCAAGATTTAAAAATCGATGAGAATGATGGGTTCAAAGCACGAATTTATGAGCCTGACAAGAAAGTATTTGGTGATGATATGTCTGCTTCCGTGGTATTTCGAGGTACACGCCCGACTTCAATCGAAGATTGGACAAATAATGCTAAGCAAGGTATGAATCTGCATTCCGATTATTACGAGCAGTCAGTCAGAATTGGCAACAAAATCATGATGAGTGAGTTACCAATTGATTGCACCGGGCATTCATTAGGCGGTGGTATGGCTTCCGCATGTTCTCGTGCTAGTGGTCGCTCGGGGTGGACATATAATTCGGCCGGATTAAATAGTAAGACAGTGGAAAAATATGGTGGTTTAGGAAAAACACCAAATAAAGAAAATATCAATGCTTATCGTGTTAAAGGTGAAGTGCTGACGGCAATACAAGAGCCTGGATTTTGGGGGGGACTTGCAGCCATAGGAGCAACCACCTATGCGGGAACCAAAATGGGAGGGATCTACGGTGGGATTGGCGGAGCATTACTGGGAGGTGCTTTAGTCACCCTTACCGCTTCATCCGTAGGAACTCGACACGAAATGGATGGTGGTAAAGGGGATCCTATTACTAGGCATGGTATGGACCAGGTGTTACCTTGCATCGAGAATGAGAAAGAGCATGATGAGTTAATATTATTAGGACTTTAA
- a CDS encoding ankyrin repeat domain-containing protein → MLRLLKNIRLKKISSVFLLLPFLVFGCHAMKKYPAENFFSGTQLSLAQAIEKNDESEVKKLSAHTDLNRPGAQDMTLLFFAMQNSYDKQAKHLSIVSYLVSAGASPLQKVPSMRSVAEATAKSDDPIFIAALIDGGMSPNVEIEGTPIIFSSASEHSQKVMAYLVSKGADVNRKDSLGQTVLIESLSGFQLDSVIWLLNHGADPRVITDNGWGFNNMLSKIIERQSNAKNSAKLEQIKNLAINKGMTWPPSDY, encoded by the coding sequence ATGCTTAGGTTACTTAAAAATATCCGACTGAAGAAAATATCTTCCGTTTTTTTATTATTACCTTTTCTGGTTTTTGGATGTCACGCAATGAAAAAATATCCCGCTGAGAATTTCTTTTCAGGAACGCAACTATCGCTGGCTCAGGCAATTGAAAAAAACGATGAATCAGAAGTCAAAAAACTTTCAGCTCATACGGACCTAAATCGCCCGGGTGCCCAAGATATGACTTTACTATTCTTCGCGATGCAAAATAGTTATGACAAACAAGCCAAACATTTGTCGATAGTCTCATATTTGGTTAGTGCCGGAGCAAGTCCATTACAGAAAGTTCCAAGTATGCGCAGCGTAGCTGAAGCTACCGCAAAGTCGGATGATCCTATATTCATTGCAGCATTAATTGATGGTGGTATGAGCCCAAATGTTGAAATAGAAGGCACCCCAATTATTTTCAGTTCAGCTTCCGAACATAGTCAAAAAGTCATGGCTTATTTAGTTAGCAAAGGTGCTGACGTTAATAGAAAGGATTCATTAGGTCAAACGGTTTTGATTGAATCTTTGTCAGGCTTTCAGCTCGACAGTGTTATCTGGTTATTGAATCATGGTGCCGATCCTCGGGTGATAACTGACAATGGCTGGGGTTTCAATAACATGCTTAGTAAAATTATTGAACGCCAATCGAATGCTAAAAATTCTGCTAAGTTAGAACAGATTAAAAATCTGGCGATTAATAAAGGTATGACATGGCCTCCATCAGATTATTAA
- a CDS encoding ankyrin repeat domain-containing protein — translation MKRNLSKFIIVTLCYLFSSSGSAMRFYPPESFFSGEQLTLAQAIEKGDLTAVTSLAFYTNLNQAGKQDMTLLFYALQIAKSRKTYQLLIITQLIKDGADPLQQVPNMGSVAEVLATSPYPIYMQALLDGGMSANAKIMGRPVFYRAASDNTLSTLKLMVERGGDINQGDSLGRSVLMYALDGMQLDTVEWLLNHGANPNIVETNTGWSFMRQLDYVITRNNGDTGATHKKLMEILQLAKQKGGHPHH, via the coding sequence ATGAAGAGAAATTTATCCAAATTTATTATTGTCACTCTTTGTTATTTGTTTTCCTCATCGGGATCAGCAATGAGATTTTATCCGCCGGAGAGTTTCTTCTCAGGAGAGCAACTTACACTTGCGCAAGCCATCGAGAAAGGTGACTTAACGGCAGTGACTTCTCTTGCTTTTTACACCAATCTTAACCAAGCTGGAAAGCAAGATATGACTCTGCTTTTTTATGCCCTACAGATTGCGAAAAGTCGAAAAACCTACCAGCTATTGATCATTACCCAATTGATAAAAGACGGTGCAGATCCATTGCAGCAGGTCCCCAATATGGGAAGTGTTGCTGAAGTCTTGGCAACATCGCCATACCCAATTTACATGCAAGCACTGTTGGATGGTGGAATGAGTGCAAATGCAAAAATTATGGGACGTCCAGTATTCTATCGTGCTGCTTCTGATAATACTTTATCAACGCTCAAGTTGATGGTGGAGAGAGGCGGTGATATCAATCAAGGTGATAGTTTAGGAAGATCGGTACTTATGTATGCACTGGATGGAATGCAATTAGATACTGTCGAGTGGTTATTAAATCATGGTGCTAATCCTAATATTGTTGAGACCAATACAGGTTGGTCATTTATGCGACAGCTTGATTATGTCATAACGCGAAATAATGGTGATACCGGTGCGACTCACAAGAAATTGATGGAGATCCTTCAGTTAGCTAAACAAAAAGGTGGTCATCCTCATCATTAA
- a CDS encoding RHS repeat-associated core domain-containing protein, with the protein MATGNTIGKLQYAPAPQGHVSAGSANPPKQKTWWSRYGDWVHTGLDVLGAVPIIGAVADGANAAIYTAEGDYGNAALSAASAAANFVPGGGAAFKAGKLAAKAGKALDAAKAGKKVVNEGVTQAEKAAAKAESKAIKKETGGAIKAKKAGSEKGGSDKGHTQKNTEPCKIPQSPLPQVDMAIGSPVNPLLGIKLLFEMEDNDFSFPASVPLNWQRYYFSDEIGNGWLGQGWSLPFSQEVRQHNQQLVLIDEQGREIAFPYPQLGHEPQLHRYEQLELSQPQPGEFCISSADGGQHWHFAHRVGTGRWLLSAIGDRHNNRLTLYYNAQHLPVQVEDSAGRNFHIHITQISLADGSAVDRITGVSVCHPSEPLNVEKLCSYDYSPQGDLIAVRNEQGDVLREFRYRNHMMVAHRRAGEIACFYHYDKHTPDGKVLAHRDSLGGEWRFEYGRNSTTVTDVLGRVTHYDVDDHQELIGYRDAMGGYIRIRRNMRGQMIQLTDQAGRITRYRYDERGNCTAVSEPDGQTTRFDYHERWNLPVRVTDMLGGTREYHYDIAGNLIRMMDEIGRITEYNHDDRGNLVRIRDAAAGVQQLCWNSADFLVSHTDCSGRITTFEYDKYGWLKQQTDAAGHHTTLYHGRDGQPQRVVYADGSTERAEFDRWQRLTAWHDAQGQITRWTLAADGLPLTRTDALGHQVGYEYDHARRLTALINENGARHTFSYDARDNLVCERGFDGNTTRYEFDDGGYLQARTEDGDGRGPGIRTRYQRDAAGRLLEKLTARSGDARWQRTRYGYDALGRLIAGVNHGGRVELEWDDAGQLTAERTLTRGVSHELSYQYDELGNCTHTRLPDGHELKHFYYGSGHRLQVNLGSRVISESERDTLHREVRRTQGAITSDYVHDEMGRLVSQRAGGEGKTTVARDYVWRRDGQLMQMVDKYTGDHRYEYDALGRLTRSGDERFAFDPAHNLLSSAQAQPLPDNRLQVFEDKRWKYDNFGNVAEKHIGRHTVQQFSWNAEHQLAEAISTRNGTAQRTTYGYDAFGRRSWKRDTFGITHFIWDGNRLLSEICGSRHHLWIYGDEGFAPLAQVSLQQGETEHEAQVYWYHNDVSGLPREMTGQDGGLVWRAEYRVWGNTVRVEQVEVPHSEPIHQPLRYQGQYFDAETGLHYNRFRYYDPDAGRFVSQDPIGLAGGINLYQYAPNPITWIDPLGLSKCSLSGNTIKKPDGTDLIAIPENARVRKLTPPEGYSGDYGYEYKWTNSGGSTSRVRIHGIDSSAPAGSNASQGWVVRVFDGKRSMDINGAYHPPGIFNPSSPHYNPSIINDVHIPINKPTSFPGVP; encoded by the coding sequence ATGGCAACAGGAAACACGATTGGTAAATTACAGTATGCACCTGCACCACAGGGCCATGTTTCGGCGGGTAGTGCCAACCCGCCGAAACAGAAAACCTGGTGGAGTCGCTATGGTGATTGGGTGCATACCGGCCTGGATGTATTAGGTGCGGTGCCGATTATCGGTGCCGTTGCGGATGGGGCCAATGCTGCCATTTATACCGCCGAAGGTGATTACGGCAATGCGGCGCTGTCGGCGGCATCCGCTGCCGCTAACTTTGTTCCGGGCGGGGGAGCGGCTTTCAAAGCGGGCAAGCTGGCGGCGAAAGCGGGTAAAGCGCTAGACGCGGCGAAAGCGGGTAAAAAAGTGGTAAACGAAGGTGTAACGCAGGCAGAAAAGGCGGCTGCGAAAGCGGAAAGCAAGGCGATAAAAAAAGAAACCGGTGGGGCCATTAAGGCCAAGAAAGCCGGCAGTGAAAAAGGCGGTAGCGATAAAGGCCATACGCAGAAAAATACCGAGCCGTGCAAAATCCCACAAAGCCCGTTGCCGCAGGTGGATATGGCGATTGGTAGTCCGGTCAATCCATTGCTGGGTATCAAGCTGTTGTTTGAGATGGAAGACAACGATTTCTCCTTCCCGGCATCTGTGCCGCTCAACTGGCAGCGTTACTACTTCTCCGACGAGATCGGCAATGGCTGGCTGGGGCAGGGCTGGTCGCTGCCATTTTCTCAGGAAGTGCGTCAACACAATCAGCAGTTGGTGCTCATTGATGAGCAGGGGCGCGAGATTGCTTTCCCCTATCCGCAACTCGGTCATGAGCCGCAGTTGCATCGCTACGAACAGCTTGAATTATCCCAACCTCAACCGGGTGAATTCTGTATTTCCAGCGCTGACGGTGGGCAGCACTGGCACTTTGCCCATCGGGTCGGCACGGGACGCTGGCTGCTCTCAGCGATCGGTGACCGCCACAACAATCGCCTGACGCTGTACTACAATGCACAGCATCTGCCCGTCCAGGTTGAAGACAGCGCCGGTCGCAACTTCCACATCCACATTACCCAGATCAGTCTGGCCGATGGCAGCGCGGTGGATCGTATTACCGGCGTCAGCGTATGCCATCCGTCCGAGCCTCTCAACGTAGAAAAACTCTGTAGCTATGACTACTCGCCGCAGGGCGACCTCATTGCGGTACGCAATGAACAGGGTGACGTGCTGCGCGAGTTCCGCTATCGCAATCACATGATGGTGGCACACCGTCGCGCGGGCGAAATAGCGTGCTTCTATCATTACGACAAACATACCCCCGACGGCAAGGTGCTGGCGCATCGCGACAGTCTCGGTGGTGAATGGCGCTTCGAATATGGTCGCAACAGTACCACCGTCACGGATGTGCTGGGGCGCGTGACGCATTACGACGTTGATGATCATCAGGAACTGATCGGCTACCGGGACGCGATGGGCGGTTATATCCGCATTCGGCGCAACATGCGCGGCCAGATGATACAACTCACCGATCAAGCTGGGCGCATAACGCGTTACCGCTACGACGAGCGGGGTAACTGCACGGCGGTGAGCGAGCCAGACGGGCAGACCACGCGTTTCGACTATCACGAACGCTGGAATCTTCCGGTACGTGTTACCGATATGCTGGGCGGAACGCGCGAATATCACTATGACATCGCGGGTAATCTTATCCGCATGATGGATGAGATAGGCCGCATCACAGAATACAACCATGATGATCGGGGCAATCTGGTGCGCATCCGCGACGCTGCGGCGGGCGTGCAGCAACTGTGCTGGAATAGTGCTGATTTTCTGGTCAGTCATACTGACTGTTCTGGGCGCATCACCACGTTTGAGTACGATAAATACGGCTGGCTGAAGCAACAAACCGATGCCGCAGGTCATCATACCACCCTGTATCACGGTCGTGATGGCCAGCCACAGCGCGTCGTGTACGCAGACGGCAGCACCGAGCGGGCAGAGTTTGACCGCTGGCAGCGGCTGACAGCCTGGCATGATGCCCAGGGACAGATTACGCGATGGACACTAGCGGCTGATGGTCTGCCGCTGACACGCACGGATGCACTGGGGCACCAGGTCGGTTACGAGTACGACCACGCGCGCCGCCTGACGGCGCTCATCAATGAAAACGGTGCCCGCCACACCTTCAGTTACGATGCGCGGGATAATCTAGTGTGCGAACGTGGTTTTGACGGCAACACGACACGCTATGAATTCGATGACGGCGGCTATCTACAGGCTCGCACGGAGGACGGTGACGGCCGTGGGCCGGGTATCCGCACCCGTTACCAGCGAGATGCCGCCGGACGACTGCTGGAAAAATTGACGGCACGCAGCGGTGATGCCCGTTGGCAACGGACCCGCTATGGCTATGATGCGCTCGGTCGTCTCATCGCTGGCGTTAACCACGGTGGCCGGGTAGAGCTGGAGTGGGACGATGCTGGGCAGTTGACGGCTGAGCGCACCCTGACGCGTGGCGTCAGCCATGAACTGAGCTATCAGTACGATGAACTGGGCAATTGCACACACACCCGGTTGCCGGACGGCCACGAGCTGAAGCACTTCTATTACGGCAGCGGCCATCGTCTTCAGGTCAATCTCGGCAGTCGGGTCATCAGCGAAAGCGAACGTGACACGTTGCACCGGGAGGTGCGTCGAACGCAAGGTGCCATCACTAGCGACTACGTGCACGATGAGATGGGGAGATTGGTGAGCCAGCGTGCCGGAGGCGAGGGGAAGACTACGGTGGCACGCGATTACGTCTGGCGGCGCGACGGGCAACTGATGCAGATGGTGGACAAATACACTGGCGACCACCGTTACGAGTACGACGCACTGGGGCGTCTGACACGGTCAGGCGATGAGCGATTCGCCTTTGACCCGGCGCATAATCTGCTGAGCAGCGCTCAGGCACAGCCGTTGCCGGATAACAGATTGCAGGTGTTTGAGGACAAGCGCTGGAAGTATGACAATTTTGGCAACGTTGCCGAAAAGCATATTGGCCGACATACAGTGCAGCAGTTCAGTTGGAACGCGGAGCACCAACTGGCGGAAGCGATCAGCACACGCAACGGTACGGCTCAGCGCACGACTTACGGTTACGACGCCTTTGGCCGCCGCAGTTGGAAGCGCGATACCTTCGGTATAACGCACTTCATCTGGGACGGGAACCGTCTGCTGAGTGAAATTTGTGGCTCGCGTCATCATCTGTGGATTTACGGAGATGAGGGCTTTGCGCCGCTGGCGCAGGTGAGCCTACAGCAGGGGGAAACGGAGCACGAGGCGCAGGTATACTGGTATCACAACGACGTTTCCGGCCTGCCGCGTGAGATGACGGGTCAGGACGGGGGCCTGGTCTGGCGTGCAGAATACCGGGTGTGGGGCAACACAGTGCGGGTGGAGCAGGTTGAAGTGCCGCATTCTGAGCCGATACACCAACCGTTGCGCTATCAAGGGCAGTATTTTGACGCGGAAACAGGCTTGCACTACAACCGGTTTAGATACTATGATCCAGACGCGGGCCGGTTTGTCAGTCAGGACCCGATAGGGCTAGCGGGGGGGATTAATCTTTATCAGTATGCGCCGAATCCAATCACATGGATCGACCCGCTGGGTTTAAGTAAGTGTTCATTGTCTGGCAATACAATTAAAAAGCCAGATGGAACAGATCTTATAGCAATTCCTGAGAATGCTAGAGTCCGTAAATTGACTCCTCCAGAAGGTTATTCTGGTGATTATGGATATGAATATAAGTGGACAAATTCTGGAGGGAGTACCTCAAGGGTTCGTATTCATGGAATCGATTCTTCAGCCCCGGCTGGATCAAATGCCAGTCAAGGTTGGGTTGTTAGGGTATTTGATGGCAAGAGGAGTATGGATATAAATGGAGCTTATCATCCTCCCGGAATTTTTAATCCCAGCAGTCCTCATTACAATCCATCAATAATCAATGATGTCCATATACCAATTAATAAACCAACGAGTTTTCCGGGGGTTCCCTAA
- a CDS encoding SymE family type I addiction module toxin produces the protein MAKAHSKSDVTVNKATKTERYYTMGYAPHNGRPTRRPPSTSRAAGWLEESEFMTGMPITVERGRLVIETEINL, from the coding sequence ATGGCTAAGGCACATTCTAAGTCAGATGTCACCGTAAATAAAGCAACTAAAACAGAACGTTACTATACCATGGGATACGCGCCGCATAATGGCAGGCCAACCCGCCGTCCGCCATCAACCTCAAGGGCCGCTGGCTGGCTGGAGGAGTCAGAGTTTATGACTGGGATGCCGATCACGGTTGAGCGCGGGAGACTGGTGATTGAGACCGAGATTAATCTCTGA